AGGAATGCATTATCGCCTCAAGTAATTGAGGACTTGGAGAACGTTATTGGTGAGATAGAGAAGATGCCAAGCGACTTGGCGAGGGTAGTCGTGATCAGGGGCAATGGAAAATCATTCTGCGCTGGCGCAGATATATCTATATTCAAGGGACTAAAGCCGAGCGATGCACTAATTTTCAGCAATAGGCTTCAAGGGCTTTATAATAGGATAGAAATGCTTCCAAAACCCGTCATAGCATCAATACACGGCCATGCATTAGGTGGTGGACTGGAGCTGGCCCTAGCATGTGATATACGCATAGCTGCTGATGATGCTGTTCTGGGGCTACCCGAGATAACTCTCGGCATAATTCCTGGGGCTGGGGGCACGCAGAGATTGGCCAGATTAATTGGGATTGGCAAGGCAAAGGAATTGATATTGACCGGCGACACAATTACTGGACGCGAGGCAGCCGAGATAGGCCTAGTAAATAAGGCGGTGCATATTGATAAGCTCCAAGAAGAAACCGAATTACTTGCCTCAAAGCTCGCGGAGCGGCCGCCCGTTGGATTAATGCTGGCGAAGAGGTTAGTGAATGAGTCGCTGGATGAATCATTAAGGAATGGATTAAGCGCAGAGGCCGAGGGATTTGCCGTTGTGTTCTCAACAAGCGATTCCCAGGAAGGAGTCTCCGCCTTCCTGGAGAGGCGCAAGCCAAGTTTTCGGGGCGAGTAATAGAAAAGATGGTAAGCCCCCTCAGGGCTGGGAGGGGGTCAGCGATGGAATTGCCTCATAATTGAGTTAATCATATTTATAAACTGGATCCACCCATATGAGTACCATGAGGAAACTACTTTTCTTGGTTCTTGATGGGGCTGCGGATGATCCAAGCAATCCCCCCACTCCATACATGGCGGCCAATAAGCCTGGGCTTGATGCATTGGCTAAGTCATCAATCATGGGAATGCATTACCCAATAGGCAAAGGAATCGCGCCCGAGAGCGATGCAGCGGTCATGTCCATACTGGGATACGACCCCGATAAGTACTATACTGGGCGAGGGCCTCTTGAGGCATTGGGGGCTGGTTACAAGATAAGGGATAACTATGAAGNCGCGTTTAGGGCCAACTTCGCCACAATAGATTCATCTAGGAACATAATTGATAGGAGGGTTGGCAGAAATCTAACAAGCGAGGAGGCCGCCGAGTTAGCGAGGGCCGTGGATGGCATGGAGTTAGGCGGCGGGGAGGGCTATGCGAGGGTTATACCAACCATTGGCCACAGGGCCGTGGTGATAATTGGATCCCAAAACAAGCTAAGTGGGTTTGTCAGCAATAATGATCCGGGCTATGTTAGGCAAGGAAAGATATCGGTCGCGGTTCCCAATCCAGGAACTAAGCTGCCCTTAATAGAGGCCCTTGATTCCTCTGAGGAAGCCAGAAGGACGGCTCGCCTAGCTAATGAGTTCATGGAGAAGGCCATACAAGTGCTGGCCAATCATGAGGTCAATAAGAAGAGGACTGGGGAAGGCAAGTTGCCCGGCAACGTAATTCTCATGAGGGATGCCGGCCACGAGGTGCCCCACGTAAAGCCAATAAGAGAGGTCTTTGGATTAAGCTTTGGGGCGGTCACCGAGATGCCTGTCGAGCGCGGCATAGCCATTGCGCTAGGCATGGATTCGGCCCCGGTCTCAAAATATATTGGCTCCAAGGATGAAATACTAATGGAGCGACTAGACGCAACCATGCAGTTGTTGAAGCGCGTTGATGTAGCGTATGTTCACTTAAAGGGACCTGATGAGCCTGGGCATGATGGTGATTTCAAGCGGAAAGTAGCTGAGATAGAGGCCATTGATAAGTACTACATCCAAAGGCTCTCCCTTAATGATACTGCCATATTGGTTACCAGCGATCACGCTACTCCCTGGAAATTGAAGTCGCACAGCGGTGATCCAGTTCCATTCAT
The nucleotide sequence above comes from Thermocladium sp. ECH_B. Encoded proteins:
- a CDS encoding phosphonopyruvate decarboxylase, translated to MSTMRKLLFLVLDGAADDPSNPPTPYMAANKPGLDALAKSSIMGMHYPIGKGIAPESDAAVMSILGYDPDKYYTGRGPLEALGAGYKIRDNYEXAFRANFATIDSSRNIIDRRVGRNLTSEEAAELARAVDGMELGGGEGYARVIPTIGHRAVVIIGSQNKLSGFVSNNDPGYVRQGKISVAVPNPGTKLPLIEALDSSEEARRTARLANEFMEKAIQVLANHEVNKKRTGEGKLPGNVILMRDAGHEVPHVKPIREVFGLSFGAVTEMPVERGIAIALGMDSAPVSKYIGSKDEILMERLDATMQLLKRVDVAYVHLKGPDEPGHDGDFKRKVAEIEAIDKYYIQRLSLNDTAILVTSDHATPWKLKSHSGDPVPFMLSAGTASDGFSSFNEVNASRGSLGIVEHGWLLLPLVLKRLSP